A part of Deltaproteobacteria bacterium genomic DNA contains:
- a CDS encoding RNA 3'-phosphate cyclase, whose protein sequence is MIIIDGSYGEGGGQILRSSLALSMITGQAIEILNIRARRPKPGLRPQHLTCVKAAASVCGARLEGAEFGSQRLVFIPGKVKPGNYSFAVGTAGSVMLVFQTVLLPLALSPGPSEITFTGGTHVPWSPCFHYIDLVFRPAVSAMGILFEMELERWGYYPKGEGIVRTRILPSEGLGSFRPVPRRGERVCVKAISATACLPGHVRKRQSARVKSVLEGREIEVDVEEMEGSAMCPGSLLFCWISGQGRYGGFTGLGARGKPAEKVADEAVSGLLAFLDSGAACDKYLSDQILLPAVLARGESQWSTNSISNHLLTNIWVTGRFGLGKVKLLEEDGKSGLIKCYGTD, encoded by the coding sequence ATGATTATTATCGACGGTTCCTATGGAGAGGGAGGGGGCCAGATTCTGAGGAGCTCCCTGGCCCTTTCCATGATCACCGGACAGGCTATTGAAATCCTGAATATTCGTGCCAGGAGGCCGAAGCCCGGCCTTCGTCCACAGCATCTGACTTGTGTAAAAGCGGCTGCCTCGGTATGTGGAGCCCGGCTGGAAGGAGCTGAGTTCGGTTCGCAGCGCCTGGTATTTATCCCGGGTAAAGTAAAACCGGGTAATTATAGCTTTGCCGTAGGTACCGCCGGCTCTGTCATGCTGGTTTTTCAGACCGTACTTCTTCCTCTGGCCCTTTCCCCCGGCCCTTCTGAGATTACTTTTACAGGCGGCACCCATGTCCCGTGGAGTCCGTGCTTTCACTATATTGACCTTGTATTTAGGCCTGCCGTATCTGCCATGGGAATATTATTTGAAATGGAGCTTGAGAGATGGGGTTACTACCCAAAAGGAGAGGGGATAGTAAGGACAAGAATTCTGCCGTCAGAGGGTCTCGGTTCCTTCAGGCCGGTTCCCCGGAGAGGAGAAAGAGTCTGCGTTAAGGCCATTTCGGCCACGGCCTGCCTGCCTGGCCACGTCAGGAAAAGGCAGTCCGCACGAGTAAAATCTGTTTTGGAGGGCAGAGAAATCGAGGTAGATGTAGAAGAAATGGAGGGATCTGCCATGTGCCCGGGCAGCCTCCTGTTCTGCTGGATATCCGGTCAGGGGAGATATGGTGGTTTCACCGGGCTGGGCGCAAGAGGCAAGCCTGCCGAGAAGGTTGCTGATGAAGCGGTTTCCGGACTATTGGCCTTTCTGGACAGTGGCGCAGCCTGCGACAAATACCTTTCTGATCAAATACTGCTCCCGGCAGTGCTTGCACGTGGAGAGAGTCAATGGTCCACAAACTCTATAAGCAATCACCTTCTCACAAACATATGGGTGACCGGACGCTTTGGGCTCGGCAAGGTGAAGCTGCTGGAAGAAGACGGGAAATCCGGCTTGATCAAATGTTACGGAACCGATTAA
- the pabB gene encoding aminodeoxychorismate synthase, component I yields the protein MNLPYVTGRPYPLDAASILKGLTDIECFVFLETSRVAGEENTSYLFLNPIKILTAYGPDDLEPLYKSMETAIDRGYYLAGWWAYEWGYALEPKLYHLLDALRPKAPLVWLGVFENPKIWIHKPDAPFCPLKNIPDIRKKLGPLKLEVEKERYIRAIDCIKDYIAGGHTYQVNYTLRGRFDYTGLPSDLYLSLRARQSVSYGAVIRNRKKWLLSLSPELFFRLEGRKIWSKPMKGTLKRGRTIDEDRELARFLANDPKNRAENIMIVDLLRNDIGRLSLPGTVRVPEIFTVERYETLFQMTSRIEGEIRPGTSWHEIFKALFPCGSVTGAPKIRTMEIISEIESSPRGVYTGAIGFISPRRRAVLNVAIRTVVLDGESGELGIGSGITIDSDPAREYDECRLKARFLTDPLYFPHLEKGETRKDFSLIETMRWDPVRREQEVTEGYFLLERHLERLSQSAHYFAFYLDLKKVRRELAEFARGLYPERRPHRVRMLLGRDGSLTVSASALSMQEKQVYFDLSAKAVDSQDPFLYHKTTYRPLFTEEYQRAKTRGLFDCVFVNERGELTEGSISNIFLEINGGLVTPPVSSGLLNGTFRQELVEQGRASEHVLYPDDMNKATAIYLGNSVRGLLRASCK from the coding sequence ATGAATCTACCCTATGTCACAGGAAGGCCCTATCCTCTGGATGCAGCAAGTATTTTAAAAGGCCTTACTGATATAGAATGCTTTGTATTTCTTGAAACTTCAAGGGTTGCCGGAGAAGAGAATACCTCATACCTATTTTTAAATCCAATAAAAATCCTTACTGCATACGGCCCTGATGATCTGGAGCCTCTTTACAAATCCATGGAGACGGCCATTGACAGAGGATACTATCTGGCCGGATGGTGGGCCTATGAATGGGGATATGCCCTTGAGCCCAAATTATATCACCTCCTGGACGCGCTCAGACCCAAGGCCCCCCTGGTATGGCTCGGTGTGTTTGAGAACCCGAAGATATGGATTCATAAGCCCGACGCCCCTTTTTGCCCTTTAAAAAATATTCCGGATATCCGGAAGAAATTAGGACCTCTGAAACTGGAGGTAGAAAAAGAACGATACATCAGGGCTATAGACTGTATAAAGGACTATATAGCCGGCGGTCATACCTATCAGGTCAACTATACCTTAAGGGGAAGGTTTGACTACACCGGTCTTCCATCTGATCTCTATCTGTCGCTCAGGGCCCGGCAGTCTGTTTCTTACGGGGCGGTGATACGCAACAGGAAAAAATGGCTCCTTTCCCTCTCCCCGGAACTTTTCTTTCGCCTGGAAGGGCGAAAGATCTGGTCCAAACCCATGAAGGGCACATTAAAGAGAGGAAGGACAATAGACGAAGATCGTGAACTGGCTCGTTTTCTGGCCAATGATCCCAAGAACCGGGCAGAAAACATCATGATTGTTGATCTGCTTCGAAACGATATAGGGAGGCTCTCTCTCCCCGGAACGGTCCGGGTACCGGAGATCTTTACCGTTGAGCGCTATGAAACCCTCTTTCAAATGACATCCAGGATAGAGGGAGAAATTCGCCCGGGCACATCCTGGCATGAGATCTTTAAGGCCCTGTTTCCGTGCGGATCTGTGACCGGTGCACCAAAGATCCGGACAATGGAGATCATCTCCGAGATCGAGTCCTCTCCAAGGGGCGTATATACCGGTGCCATAGGATTCATTTCACCCCGCAGAAGGGCGGTGCTGAATGTGGCCATCAGGACAGTGGTCCTGGACGGAGAATCAGGAGAGCTCGGGATAGGAAGCGGGATAACAATAGATTCAGATCCTGCAAGAGAATACGATGAGTGCAGACTTAAGGCCAGATTCCTGACAGATCCTCTTTACTTTCCCCATCTTGAAAAGGGTGAAACAAGGAAGGATTTTTCCCTTATAGAGACCATGAGGTGGGACCCTGTAAGGAGAGAGCAGGAAGTCACAGAGGGCTACTTCCTGCTGGAAAGGCATCTTGAAAGGCTCTCGCAATCCGCTCATTATTTCGCCTTTTACCTGGACCTGAAAAAGGTGAGAAGGGAGCTGGCTGAATTCGCAAGAGGCCTCTACCCTGAAAGAAGACCCCATCGGGTCCGCATGTTGTTGGGAAGAGACGGTTCTTTGACTGTTTCAGCCTCTGCTCTATCCATGCAGGAAAAGCAGGTCTATTTTGACCTGTCTGCAAAGGCAGTCGACTCTCAAGACCCTTTTTTATATCACAAAACCACATACAGGCCTCTGTTCACTGAAGAATACCAAAGGGCCAAGACCCGCGGTCTCTTCGACTGCGTGTTTGTAAACGAGCGCGGCGAGCTTACTGAAGGTTCTATCAGCAATATATTTCTGGAAATTAATGGCGGACTCGTCACCCCTCCGGTATCAAGCGGGCTCCTGAACGGCACCTTTCGCCAGGAACTTGTGGAGCAAGGCCGTGCCAGTGAGCATGTGCTCTATCCGGATGACATGAATAAGGCCACAGCGATATATTTGGGGAACTCGGTACGCGGGCTCTTGAGAGCAAGCTGCAAATGA